The Pantoea nemavictus genome includes a region encoding these proteins:
- a CDS encoding sulfite reductase subunit alpha, with amino-acid sequence MKIPYIPEDAPFNGEQKYWLAGFLAGLHSRLLVLEDKQSAPAAGANTQLHILFGSQTGNAEALSQTAAKAARAKGLVPVVQALGEVDLDVFATMRHVLIVTSTYGEGEMPDNAQLFWQAISASTAPRLEQMHFAVLAIGDTGYDGFCQAGKFIDMRLEQLGAKRVADRIDCDIDFEEPSSEWIGTAMPQFAASAGSSGTALESAPEAPVIPGSNKQNPYAAALATNKRLSAEESAKDIRHFEFDLSDSGLKYEAGDALGVIPVNDAALVSLLLAELKADYETPVPGFDRNLGDLLTYQFEISEPSRKLIEWVGQHTTNQELRHVLQHDDKDTLAVWLWGKDTLDLLQLELTRSLSVPELVAMLRPLQHRAYSISSSSKAHPNQVHLTIASVRYHSGGRERKGVCSTYLAERVRRGEKPAIFISPNKAFRVPANGNAPLIMVGPGTGIAPFRAFLQERQATGAEGKNWLFFGDQHQAHDYIYEDELQAWQEKGLLTNLDLAFSRDQEEKIYVQNRMLEKGAELYAWLQDGAYFYVCGDASRMAKDVDAALYEVVRQFGGLSSERAAAYIDQLKKDKRYLRDVY; translated from the coding sequence ATGAAAATTCCTTACATTCCTGAAGATGCACCGTTTAACGGTGAGCAGAAATACTGGCTGGCGGGCTTTCTCGCCGGTCTCCATTCGCGCCTGCTGGTATTAGAAGACAAGCAGAGCGCGCCGGCCGCAGGTGCCAATACGCAACTGCATATCCTGTTCGGTTCACAGACCGGTAATGCTGAAGCGCTGTCACAAACGGCTGCCAAAGCCGCTCGTGCCAAAGGTCTGGTGCCGGTGGTACAGGCGCTGGGTGAGGTGGATCTGGATGTGTTCGCCACTATGCGTCACGTGCTGATCGTTACCTCAACCTACGGCGAAGGCGAAATGCCGGATAACGCCCAGCTGTTTTGGCAGGCGATTTCAGCCAGCACCGCGCCACGTCTGGAGCAGATGCACTTTGCGGTCCTGGCAATTGGCGACACCGGCTACGACGGTTTCTGCCAGGCAGGTAAATTCATTGATATGCGTCTCGAGCAGCTCGGCGCGAAACGTGTTGCCGATCGTATCGACTGCGATATCGACTTTGAAGAGCCATCCAGCGAGTGGATCGGCACGGCAATGCCACAGTTTGCTGCCAGCGCTGGCAGCAGCGGTACCGCGCTGGAAAGTGCGCCAGAAGCGCCGGTGATTCCGGGCAGCAATAAGCAAAATCCCTATGCAGCTGCGCTGGCAACGAACAAGCGTCTCTCAGCAGAAGAGTCGGCAAAAGATATTCGCCACTTTGAATTCGATCTCAGCGACAGCGGTCTGAAATATGAAGCGGGCGACGCGCTGGGTGTGATCCCCGTGAATGACGCAGCGTTGGTGTCACTGCTGCTGGCCGAACTGAAAGCGGACTATGAGACGCCGGTGCCAGGCTTTGACCGTAACCTCGGCGATCTGCTGACGTATCAGTTCGAAATCTCTGAGCCATCACGCAAACTGATTGAGTGGGTTGGACAGCACACCACCAACCAGGAACTGCGTCACGTATTGCAGCACGACGATAAAGATACCCTTGCCGTTTGGCTGTGGGGCAAAGATACGCTGGATCTGCTGCAGCTTGAGCTGACGCGCAGCCTGTCAGTGCCGGAATTGGTTGCCATGCTGCGTCCATTGCAGCACCGCGCGTACTCCATCTCGTCGAGCTCGAAAGCGCACCCTAATCAGGTGCATCTGACCATCGCTTCCGTGCGCTATCACAGCGGCGGCCGCGAGCGTAAAGGCGTGTGTTCAACCTACCTGGCTGAACGTGTACGTCGTGGCGAAAAGCCAGCGATCTTCATTTCGCCTAACAAAGCGTTCCGCGTGCCAGCAAACGGCAATGCGCCGCTCATCATGGTTGGCCCGGGAACGGGTATCGCTCCGTTCCGCGCCTTCCTGCAGGAGCGCCAGGCAACCGGTGCTGAAGGCAAAAACTGGCTGTTCTTCGGTGACCAGCATCAGGCACATGATTATATCTATGAAGATGAGTTGCAGGCATGGCAGGAGAAAGGTCTGCTGACTAATCTCGATCTGGCCTTCTCGCGCGATCAGGAAGAGAAGATTTACGTGCAGAACCGCATGCTAGAGAAAGGCGCGGAGCTGTATGCCTGGCTTCAGGATGGCGCCTACTTCTACGTATGTGGCGATGCCTCGCGTATGGCGAAAGATGTGGATGCTGCGCTGTATGAAGTGGTTCGTCAGTTCGGTGGCTTGTCCAGCGAACGTGCTGCGGCTTACATCGATCAACTCAAGAAAGATAAACGCTATCTGCGCGACGTCTACTAA